Genomic segment of Citrus sinensis cultivar Valencia sweet orange chromosome 7, DVS_A1.0, whole genome shotgun sequence:
AGATTTTAGCCAGTGGAggaagtttatttaaaattaacttcCCTCTCAATCTTCATAACCGTACATGGTAGTTACCATGTGTGGGTCGGGTCAGGTCGGCCCATCATGGGCGACCCACCCATCCAACagcattaaaagaaaaaagtcaaaaacatgtatgtaaattttattacaaaatcataGCAACAAGAGAAGTAAACATTATTAAAGTTCAGCAAACAcgcaacaaaaattttcaagaaaatgtACTGAAGCTTTATTGGCATCATTTTGCTAAAACAGTCACATAAAATTCATCCAAACCTAAGCCACTGTATAACTTCGATCACAAGGGATAAAGAAATCCTTTGAAGCAAGAAGGCTAAGACAATCAAGAGGTGGGGAAAAATCACTCACTTTCCACATATAAGCATGAGCGATAATAACAAAACTACCAcatgaaaagtaaaataggCCTTCAcattaatgaagaaaaagctATTAAAGGAGAGCTGACCTTGGGATGGTTATTTCACAAGGAAAATAGATGACACCCTCAGAAATGGAAGGAACATGGTCTTTTTTCtcattaacaaattttattatttgaaataaaacatCACGAAGAGAAGCTTCAAGTGCTGCCCGGCGAACGCTTCTCTCCTCAGATGCGCTCTCTGTATTCAAGGATATAATGAGGGAAAATAAGAAGCATATACCTTCAAATAAGTGAGACATCAAATATTCTTTAAGTTAAATCCATAGTTTCAGTACCTCCAGGGTCGAATACAACTTTGGAATGATGAGACTTGTTGGAATGAGCTTTCGGGAGTTGGGCCACATTCAAATTCACATACCACTGCTCCCAGTATAGGCGTTCAATTTTGTTAGTGAACCATGATGgctgtttgttttttacttCATAGAAAGATAAACATATCTGCATAATTATTTCAGAAGTTAGTAAACAAACAGATATGGCGGAGCATAAACCTCAACTTAGAAGTAATCTAAGACAAAAAGCCCTgcatgaataatttttcaagtcaAGAAAAATATGCTAGACTTAAAATgccaacataaataaatttattttattaagttttttcaatcattatttaaatttatttaatttaaaattatctataatgttgaattgaaaaaaaatgaaagtataAATAGTAATTATGTGATtacattaaataagttaaaaagttgAAGGGGTATTTTTGGAAGTTTTGGTTTCCAACATAAGGGGAATTTGAATTCTTCGCTTCTTGGTGTGGAATTCAAATTCCACATTATAATGgatattaatttctaatagaCGTTAAATTATTACACATTATGTCAAACCAAAcaacgaaaataaaaaaaaaagattttattgtcatgttgtttctttattaagGACACTGTAGTTACTTATTTTGTTTAGATATTTTTCAGTTTAATGGGATTCAGGAACTTTGCTCTATGGCAAGATGACCGTGACAATTCAAAGAAGGGAGGACCACTTAGGTgatgtttggtttgaagaaatgTGAGAAGATGAGAGGAGAGGAAAGTGGAGGAAAAGAGAGAATAGGAGAGGAGAGGAGAGGAGAGGAGAGTACAAAACTTTTCTAATATTTGGTttgttacataattatataaagaaaggaaatctctaattttttatttagataattttaatcttaataaGCGTTAAGctttcaatatttatcatgaatataattaaaaaaaattaaacagcaAATGTTAGAGAGAGAGTTGGGTCACATGAGAGAAACAAGTCAACCCGAACCTGAGAGCCCGACCTGAAAGCCGTTTTTTATTCCTGCCACATCACCGGTAATGGAAGGTACTGATCAGAACTTCAAGAGCCAACCATCATTCCCCATCCATCACTGCCGCCGAATATTGCCGGAAAGCCTCCAATTGAAGCGTGAAAAGCTGCGGATATCGCTGCCTCAAATTGTCGAATTTTCACCTTTTTCTTGTCACGTCGTCGCCGTGGTTTTGTCTATCAAGGCTGCCACTTCCATTTCCGACCATCCATAGCCACTAGCAACCGCCAAATCGTCGCCAATCAATCAGATTTGAACAATATACAACCATTTTTTGATCTCGACGATGACATAGTAATGTTGATCGTTGATCGGCAAGTCGAATGACAGTCGCAATGAGTAACACACACCAGTGACACCGGCGTCAGTCCTACCATTCAGTGACtgtcaatttaatatttaatatttaatatttaatatttttctattaaataaataaataaatttattttattaaactttttaaatcattatttaaatttaattaatttaaaattatctataatgttgaattgaaaaaaatgaaagtataaataataattatgtgattacattaaataagttaaaaagttgAAGGGGTATTTTTGGAAGCTTTAGTTTCCGACATAAGGAGAATTTGAATTCTTCACATCTTGGtgtgaaatttaaaatccacattataatttatattaatttctaatagatgttaaattattacaaGTTATGTCGAATCAAAcaatggaattaaaaaaaggaattcaaattatttttctctcctcCATTCCCTCCTTTTAACCAAACACAACCTTAAAGGAATTTCAGCCAGTCCAGTATTTCtcaagaataagaagaaatgGTAAAAATGAGATCCTTTCAATCTATTAAAGATGCATTTGTTTAATTGGTAAAAATGAATGGAAATATTTATCAGAACAGCTGAGACAGATGTTCTGAAAGAGCTCTCCAGTTCGTCAAAACCCTTGGGCCAAATTTGTGTTGATATTTCAATGTTATTGATTTATCATATAAATCTTTTGAACAGTTGATGAAGGTAAGGATATTTGCCCACTTTTTTAATGTGCAGTTAATATTCATGTTTTCTGATCTGCTCATTGTGGAAATTTTTCTGGTGTCCTTGTAAAGGAGTCAAACGAAAGAGATCTCTGAACTCATTTCTTTGACTTCATCTTTTGCATCCGAATTTTGTTCTTCTGCTTGTGCAGCATGAGAATGAGTTTGTTGAGGTTGTTTAGGGCTGGATGCATTAAAGTGTGTCTTTATGAGGATTGCACGCGCCTTATTTTGGCTATAGGAGTATTTTGTCTATTTCCTTATGAGGATCAGGGGAACGGGTACCTCGCAAGGGCAGAGCTGTCCTTACTGTTTTCCCCCGTTGAATAATCTGAGAAAGATTTTTCTTCTAGTCATCTATTGGCCATTTTTTCCTTGCCACTTTCATTACAACCAACGAGAAGTTTATGTTCAATGTGTGTGATATGACATCTTTGGCCATTTTTTACTCGTGTCTTTGACTTTACCTAACAAGTAACATGACTTTTGCATAGCAATGGGAGTACTTCAAGCTACAGGGCATTAAACTACTTTGTGGGGCCAAAGGAAGTTTTCCAAAAgtggaaaaataagagttAAACCGCAGGGAATTGggcacaattttttattttgactgtATTGGAATTGTTTTAAGCTGAaccttgtaaaatttttaataatgaatgaggggtttcatttttaagaaaagCATAACTATGCAGAAATATGATCAactgatttttaaatatctgaGTTAAGTGAGGAGGCATGCGCCCTCACCAAGAACACTACTGTGTGGCTCTGTTGGTGAAAATGAGGGTGTCGTATCggttttagattttataatcTATACTAGACAATAGAACCGCGTTTCACgcggctttgaaaaaaatttagtattattcttttttttttttactttacacttgatgaaactgataaaaaatatgaattgactTTTTTCTTAAGATGAgacagccttataaaaaacaaaaaaaaactattagccagcaatacaaataaagaagcaacgcaagataaagaataaaatgagagaatatattatagagtgattttattcattccaattgtgtgtgtacaaaacaaaaagatgaactctccttttatagttacataatcactccatgaaattaatgaaaaattatgaatcatAATTCCttatgagatagtgggagttatagggaagttAAAAGTTGTtaatgggagatagtggggagactaagagatatgtgttatgaacatctacatttattttaataaattcataatactcccccttggatgtttattacaaaaaatatgcatcattaaaatctttatataattgttattatgtaacaacaatcaaattaattatgagaagatgaaaagccaaatctaaaagaaaatttctctatttattagatcatagagaatatacaaaaatgagaaatggtgatgccacatcacctcctcaagactcagctttatatatatatatatatagatatatagatatagatagaTGGGTCAGAGAGACAGATTGTAGTATCTTTTGGTGGTTAATTGCGGACAATTCGATTACGCAAAGCCATTTATTAAACTCGGTTCTTTCCCTACGCTTCTAGGGTGGAATCTTGACATGACTTGATGTCCTTGCACTTGgttatgttatttttcccCCCTCCTTTGATAAGCTATGTTATGTTAATCAAACAAACCTATTCAATAGTCTTTTAAGTATTATTAATGACGCGAATGACCCAGATTGAATGACTCTAGTATCTAATGCAATAACGCTTTATTAACTATCGAAAATTTCCTTTATTGcttaatttttccaaaatttttacCCTTCTTTCTCaacccttttatttatttttatcaaactcCATTGTcgcagagaaaaaaaaaaacaaaaagattccaaatctatttttatccatctctaatatttaattatatcacaaCGAATACATCTTAGTCGCTTCGCTTTCAAAATTCTGAATGGCCggaaaatattattcaaaagatTTCAGAAGATGTATCATATTATGGTGGAAACAAGTTTTTTTTGAAGGACAAGATCAATTAAGTTAAAGAATTTGCAAGTTTTAATCTTGTATTTAAACTCTGTTGTTTTCAATATTAGGTTGCAGCATAATAGTTACAACTTACAAGCATACTCTTAATCTGTATCAGTTATGTTTTTTTATGGTCCATATGCTTTAAGGGCTGCATGAATAACTACAAATATGTGagttttgtaataaaaaagcGTGCAGTCAGATGATTTGACTTTTGTGGAGGAGCAGTAGGCAGGCTTATCTTGAACTTGGAACACTCATATCACTGAAGTTATATCATGTCTACTGTCCAGCGAAAAATACACGATTAATTCCCGAGTGTATCACGTCCGAGTGAATGCATAAAGACAACAATAATAAGCACTTGATTTATTTATGCGGCACAATAATACAAGAAGTAGCAGAATAATGTGATTTGAGCCTTGCCGTCACGACTTGGACATATCACACCCACGAACAACATTAATTTAACCGCAAGAGGCAAAGAGAAAACGGAGAAAGcacttgatttatttatttgtatgaaAAGCTTCTgacaagattaattttatgcatACTTAAGAGAAATCTGAGACAGACAATCGCAAAGTTTCTGTGGCTCGGAAAGCATTGCCATGTGATCACCGCCCTTGATCTCCATCACCTCATTAACGGGATAGTTTTGGATCATCCAGTGCTGAAATTGCTTAGGGAGACCAATATCCTCTTCGCATACAAGATAAACTCGCTTAACAGATCCGTATCCTTCATTGCTGAACTTACTTTCCTTCGATAAGTTGTCTATAAACATTGATCCTGGCCTCACCAACATCTTGGCCAGCTCCAGATCCTTTCAATTAACATAATACATAAACAAATTGAATGAATAGGGTGATAtggtataaaaaaaatgttctaCGGcgacaattaattaattctgaCATGtgagtagtaataataataataatgataaagtttaacaTGATTTGCATGGTGTCGCTGTCGAGATATGGGTAGGATACAATTTGACAAAGCACAATTGCACGTCCGATGAATGTGATGCGCAGTAAATTAATTACCTCAGGAGGACAAAGCTGATAGATCTTGATAGTCAAGAACTCGCGGCCGAAAAGCATGGAAATGTGAGATGGATTTGACTCGTCACATTGTGAAAATTGAGTGTCCAACCAGCTGCCGTCCTCTTTTCCCATCTTCTCAGAATACTACTTTTCAACATGCACATAAAATCCAACAAATTAGAACAAAATACAGTAATCGCAATTAATTGACTGGTTAATTAAAGAGTTACAGATCAGTATCAACTTTAAACACGCATGCATCTCAAATAAATGTGATGATCAGATTCAGatgagacgagagagatgcgGGAACCTGCTCCAAAACAAAAGATGGGCGGTGTGTGGTGTCAGGCATGAATGCAGTTACGAAAACAGCCACGGAGATTTTGTGTGGGAATTTGTCAGCGGCAAGGGCCAAAGTGACGCCCCCAAGGCTGTGTCCGACAAGTATGACCTTTTCTTCGGCAGGAAGTGATGCCAAAACCTCCATCAAGGGCTCACTGTATGCCTGGAATGTGTGCACATCCTCAATTCTCTTCATGTTGATGCCCGAGGCGGCTAGGTCCACCGTCGTCACCCGGTGACCCCCCGCCACCAGCATTGCTTTCAGTTTGTACCAACACCATGCTCCATGGTTTACTCCATGAACTAGAACAAAATGCTTCTCTTCCATGCCTACTActtcttccattttcttttctctacTTAAGTAGTTATTTATAATGCCTTCTCCCCTTTGTGTTGCATTTATTACACATACACACTGATGACGCATCGTTCATACTcttcaaattgaatttcagAATTTGGGTGGGTCCCAATCTTACCAATTCAATTACGAAACACTTTACTGGTCCCAAACTTAAATCCAGCCATTCATTTGATTCAATCTAAGAGCTTAGATATTTGTATACgttattaaaattctattgtaatctaaaacaaaatgaagggAATAATTCctattatgtaaaaataaaaaataaaagtttgagtactatttttaatctattaaaattttttggtcaaatttcataagtaaaaattttgaatgataGTAATATGCAAGAATTGATAATGAACAGTAAAAAGTTAGAGAAAGATAAAGTTGATTTAACAAGAAAggtttgaaaaattgaaagacaGATAGATTAACTTAGATTTTGATCAACGTTACgttagagaaagaaaatagttaattaatgGTAAGTTTGTGATTTTTGagaattaatgaattaaaataataatttatcatttgacaattaatttaactaaaaaatgagTGTTGAAGGGAAATTAGTGAGTTCAAATAGCCTCGCttttatatattagatttCTTTGCATCGTTATTGATTCTTGAGATAAGGGATTCAATGGTTATTGAAAGTAGAAGTTTTGTGGGTACCATTTAGATCTAGtttaattagtaaaatctCTTGTGTAGAAATAAGAGGTCAAGAATTTAAACCTTAATTATACgggtgaaaagaaaatttgattgatttcacagtataataatatttaaaaaaatttcaaagttgaCAACAAGCTGAATAGGacaattagggatggcaaaaccccgggccGGGTCTGGGTATTACAATGACCGGACCCTGCCCGGAGGCAACCGGTCCAGGTCTGGGTCCGAGCCGGGTTTTAATCTGGGTACtcgaattttatattttttaatattatatgtgtatatattttttattttttggtaattttataagttttaaatttatttcaataaaatttgacatgaaaatatgaactttaagtgtttaaaactttatatatgtataataaataagtcaaataaatatatattttataattttttttaataaaatccggaTTCCgagtttatcaagtgatgtcCAAGACCGACCCGATTTCATACCCGGATCAGGTAATACCCGACCCACAACGCCTGGGTATggtccgggtccggaccgAACGGATATTTTTACCACCTCTAGGACAGTAAAACATCTATTAACGTTTAGCATTTAAAATACGAATTATTGGATATTACTCCTTATCGCACAAAATTATAtgccaattaatttttaaatgttaagtGTTGTGACATATGAGGTGCGTCTCTCTAGTGTTTTCCATATAAAGTGAATGATAAGATTATTACAAATCTGATTGAAAGCGAATATTCACAAATTATTGCTTTTATTGAAAGACAGGTTTAACTGgatccaaaaatttttaaaaaagaaaagaaaaagatggggGCGGCGCGGGGGAGGACCAGTTTAACTAAATGATTGAGCAATTTCCAGTAGGCATTTATGAAGCTCTTGAAGCTTTGGAAGCGTAACCATGTGATCAAAATCAGATCCTTGAATAAGCTTCACATCTTTGGTTGGGTAATATCTCAATAAACCATGTCTGAAAATCTTCCTCGAAAAGCTTATCATTAGCTAAAAGCAGCTCATGACTTGGTCTTAACAGCATCTTGGCTAATTCCAAGGGCTGCATCCATTGTGACAGAATTTAgccataatataataataataataattaatattaatcatgCTTTACCTCTTTTGGgtgcaacggcgccaaaaaatAGCAGAAGTTGGTGGGTCATCTCTTCCATGATCAAATGAGAACTTGAAGTCTGGTACAGTATCcattgatttgaatttgaagaacTGTTTCGTGAATGCACCCAACAAACGAAACAGACAGCTAGCTAGCTATTTGCATGTGAAACACGCATGATTAATGTTTAAGAGATACAttaatataatgtaattaatattgATTACTTCTTGTACTAGAGTTGCCAGGGGATATTAAATTAGGCATGAACAGCTACTAAAATTTTGTCCGGGAAGCTCTCCATGGCTAATGAAACTCCGAGACCACCATAAATAACTGTGACCCACTAAAACATCGCTGGCTCCTCTTGTGGTAGAGAAGCCATGATGAACTCCATCAACGGCAAAGCAAGTACCATGTACTAGAACAAACTGCGCCTTATCGTCCTTCtcctccattttctttaatttctccgATTAAGCTCGGTGGATGACGAGTGTGGGGCGGCAAATATAAAACGAAGCATAGCATTGTCGTTTTCTCATCGACCAATTGAAAGCTTAATCCCACAACCACAAGCTCCGATCCAACAAAGTTTCGAAGGAATGATCACACGATAATCGGCAAGCTTATTGTTTCAACACTAGCTAATAGTAAGACCCACGTCTGCCCCTTGGACTTAAGCAGTgtctccaaaaaaaattgaataatgcaTGCttcatatttcaaattttgttctAAAATGTTTGCCTCAAATATTGCATTCTTCAAGTGAATGATGaagtaaaattatcaatcaaaatgaaattcatgaaaaaatttcGTAATTTGCTTGACGAATGACATATGACATGACATCATTCAccgtcaaaattttaaaatgaaaattaatgtcatgacattattcataaaattttcatgcaTGCGTTCAAGCTTATGCTCATATATTCCTAGtaaatgtcattttttaacatataaattgactaaatttaatttgtttgagaATTAAATTTTGTCTAATATCAATTTGTGTGTTAAAAAGTCATGTATACCAtcattggatttttttttgaatgctGTAactccaaaaaagaaataattcttaaatatttgtaattaaacaaatgataaaagtaatttttatgagGGGCGAAAATGTCATTCTTCTTTTAACTTTGATATTCATTTGTTGACTATTGCTGTTACAGAGTATTACTTCAACAAATCCTACTaccacaatatatatatatatttttgggaATTTCACACACCATTAATCTACCCCTGTATCCTATTTCATacacaaatacaaattaaataatttttttaatttcctaatttttttcaatctatgcagattttatattttttaaagtacatATAGGCAAATtctagtgtttggtaaataaattttactaaatatttaaccCTTCTTCTTCACGAATGATTATTTCTACACTATAACTAATAtcaactattttaaaaattatatcattacAAAATGGCCTTCAGTACAAAGACtttaataatatgaaaatgaagaggAAGTGAAAAGCAATTAAGAAGGCAGTGACTATATGCGATAGTGGAAATTGGCAATTTTATTGTTCGTTTAGACTTTAGATCATATATTAGTCTATTTCATTCCatgtgtttatattttttattttatctaatcgATTGTCTCGTTTATAACTcagaaacttaaattatatgtAATCCCTTTATTATTGAAGTGAAATCTCCtcccaaataaatgaagagggaaaaaaaaaatcttatcacACGAAAGTGATAATAAACAATTGTACATCATCCTATTCCTATCCAAAAAAAGAACTTACCACTAATAATAGTGATGCGGCAGCGGGGAGATTTCTAATGAAATTGTCTCGCAATTATGGAAACTGGAAGCCTGCTGGCAGatttatgtatatatgaaTTGGACCACAATCTGAAATCGACTTTGTCACCACTCCAAATGGAAATTGTAATCATCTTTGATAACATTAATTGAAGGTGACCACCATAcgtaaatgaaaaatcttgCCTCACCCAAAAATGATAACAAAACAAACCCTCTGTTTTTAGTACCgtccatctctctctctctctctcaacgTACTAGCGTCTGGATAAGTAACAACTAACAAAAATTACTTGCAGTTGACCTTTTGACTgggattttttattattacaactCACTCActccttttaatttctttcccactttttcatttattgactctttttctttctatgtTCGCTTTCACCTTCCTCTTTTTTCAAGCATAAGCATTcagatttcaatttcaataccCTTTCTTTTCTCTTGTTCTTTGTACCTCCTTAATCCTTATCACCTCCTAAGGTTCATAAAGCTTAGGAGTATTACTTCAACAAATCCTATTaccacaatatatatatatatatatattgggaATTTCACACACCATTAATCTACCCTTGTATCCTATTTTGGCAATTATGGAAACTGGAAGCCTGCTGGCAGATATACAGAGTCTGTAACGTAGCAAGgtcaatatgtatatatatgaattGGACCCCAATCTGAAATCGATTTTGTCGCCACTCCATATTTGATAACAATAGTGGAAGGCGACCACCATACGTCTCTGTCCCTCTTTCCGTAATCGTATTTGATAACAATACAATTTGGTTCAGTGCTTTGGGtcataaataatcaataacaacGATCGACCGATCACTACTCA
This window contains:
- the LOC102613503 gene encoding salicylic acid-binding protein 2-like, translated to MEEVVGMEEKHFVLVHGVNHGAWCWYKLKAMLVAGGHRVTTVDLAASGINMKRIEDVHTFQAYSEPLMEVLASLPAEEKVILVGHSLGGVTLALAADKFPHKISVAVFVTAFMPDTTHRPSFVLEQYSEKMGKEDGSWLDTQFSQCDESNPSHISMLFGREFLTIKIYQLCPPEDLELAKMLVRPGSMFIDNLSKESKFSNEGYGSVKRVYLVCEEDIGLPKQFQHWMIQNYPVNEVMEIKGGDHMAMLSEPQKLCDCLSQISLKYA